In Bacillus horti, a single window of DNA contains:
- a CDS encoding carbohydrate ABC transporter permease — translation MDDTKPQLDQGKGSFFKKRNIATILSILFAGLGQLYNGRIIKGILFIILKLSFIITLGEFINRGLWGLRTLGVVRGEDHSIFLIVEGLIALLILVFAIVFYVYNVIDARKNAIRREQGEENPTIRQTLKNTWDLGFPYLFVTPGLILLCFIVILPILFTVTLAFTDYSLNNSPPRHLLNWVGFSNFKNLIEMNLWKETFVSVFSWTIVWTVVATTLQVGLGLFLALLVNDKRIKFKRTLRTLLILPWAVPSFVTILVFAAMFNGSFGAINRDLLEPLFGVSFPWLTDPAYTKLALIMIQTWLGFPFVFALFTGVLQSISSDWYEAADVDGGSRWQKFRFITLPHVLFVTAPLLIMQYAGNFNNFNIIYLFNNGGPAVPGQNAGGSDILISWVYKITFTQNQYSMAAAITIILGLIVCGFAFYQFRKTRSFKEEGR, via the coding sequence ATGGATGACACAAAACCACAACTGGATCAAGGAAAAGGATCCTTTTTCAAGAAAAGAAATATAGCAACAATTCTTTCGATATTGTTTGCCGGACTAGGACAGCTCTATAACGGAAGAATTATTAAAGGTATTTTATTTATCATTCTTAAGCTCAGCTTTATTATTACGTTAGGTGAGTTTATCAATAGAGGTTTATGGGGTCTACGAACATTAGGTGTAGTTAGGGGAGAAGATCATTCCATTTTCCTCATTGTAGAAGGATTAATTGCCTTGCTTATCCTTGTCTTTGCCATAGTATTCTACGTCTACAATGTGATAGACGCACGGAAAAATGCGATCCGCCGAGAACAAGGTGAGGAGAATCCAACTATTCGTCAAACGTTAAAAAATACGTGGGATTTAGGGTTTCCTTACTTATTTGTTACACCGGGTTTAATCTTGCTTTGTTTTATCGTCATTTTACCTATACTTTTTACGGTAACGTTAGCTTTCACAGATTATAGCTTGAACAATTCGCCCCCGAGGCATTTATTGAATTGGGTTGGCTTTTCTAACTTCAAGAATCTTATTGAAATGAACCTATGGAAGGAAACGTTTGTCAGTGTTTTCTCTTGGACAATCGTATGGACCGTAGTGGCTACGACACTACAGGTTGGTTTAGGACTGTTTCTAGCGCTGCTAGTAAATGATAAACGTATCAAGTTTAAACGCACACTTAGAACGTTACTCATTTTACCATGGGCTGTTCCTTCCTTTGTTACGATTCTTGTGTTTGCTGCGATGTTTAATGGAAGTTTCGGTGCAATTAATCGGGATCTACTAGAGCCGTTATTTGGTGTCTCATTTCCATGGCTGACAGACCCAGCTTACACGAAGCTAGCTTTGATTATGATTCAAACTTGGTTAGGGTTTCCTTTTGTATTTGCTCTGTTTACAGGGGTGCTACAAAGTATCTCGTCAGACTGGTATGAAGCGGCAGACGTGGATGGTGGCTCACGCTGGCAAAAATTCCGTTTTATCACGCTTCCACATGTTCTGTTTGTCACAGCACCACTTTTAATTATGCAATACGCAGGGAACTTTAATAACTTTAATATTATCTATCTGTTTAATAATGGGGGTCCTGCTGTTCCGGGGCAAAATGCTGGGGGATCCGATATTCTTATCTCTTGGGTGTATAAAATTACGTTTACACAAAATCAGTATAGTATGGCAGCAGCGATTACGATTATATTAGGCTTAATTGTGTGTGGTTTTGCCTTCTATCAGTTTAGAAAAACGAGATCCTTTAAAGAGGAGGGCAGATAA
- a CDS encoding sugar ABC transporter substrate-binding protein, with amino-acid sequence MKKRSFLWVMLIVMSLFVLTACGESRSDVEEASNNNSNEPAEQEEVDLEANKPDSLKVWVNDESTQREALQTIFDNFETEYGIKVDVTPMNMLDQIEALALDAPAGNGPDIFFQPHDRIGNIVSSGLAEPVSIDDVIGDYVDTAIDAVTYDGEYYGLPLVVETYATYYNKSLVDKAPETMAEVMQIAEEQTNAGESRYGFLMEAANFYFTYPFFSGYGGYVFNFEDGAYDVSDIGLANEGALQGGELIQSWFANGYIPIEVNPDIMAGLFKDNKTAVVINGPWAMNEYREALGDDLGTVILPKLDNGETPKSFVGVKSWMLSSYSENKEWALELMKFITNAENSLHYFEAAGEMPANLEALESDVLTSNELIAAFAEQVGYGEPMPSAPEMQMVWEDINDALFFIANGQDVQESLEGAVRSIGANIEAAQ; translated from the coding sequence ATGAAGAAGCGCTCATTTTTATGGGTCATGTTAATCGTGATGTCGTTATTTGTACTTACGGCATGTGGAGAGAGTAGATCAGATGTAGAGGAAGCATCAAATAATAATAGCAATGAGCCTGCTGAGCAGGAAGAAGTAGATTTAGAGGCAAATAAGCCAGATTCACTTAAGGTTTGGGTAAATGATGAATCAACACAAAGAGAAGCTTTGCAAACAATTTTCGATAATTTTGAAACAGAATACGGAATTAAAGTTGATGTTACACCGATGAATATGTTAGATCAAATTGAAGCCCTTGCTTTAGATGCACCAGCTGGAAACGGACCAGATATATTCTTCCAGCCACATGATCGTATTGGTAACATTGTTTCAAGCGGTTTAGCTGAACCTGTTTCCATTGACGATGTGATTGGTGACTATGTAGATACGGCAATTGATGCTGTAACGTATGATGGTGAGTACTATGGTCTTCCATTAGTAGTTGAAACATATGCGACTTACTACAACAAAAGCTTAGTAGATAAAGCGCCAGAAACAATGGCTGAAGTGATGCAAATTGCGGAAGAGCAAACAAACGCCGGAGAGAGCAGATATGGATTTCTAATGGAAGCAGCTAATTTCTACTTTACTTATCCTTTCTTCAGTGGATATGGTGGATATGTATTTAACTTTGAAGATGGAGCTTATGACGTATCAGATATTGGTTTAGCGAATGAAGGAGCATTACAAGGTGGAGAATTAATTCAATCTTGGTTTGCAAACGGATATATTCCAATTGAAGTAAACCCAGATATTATGGCAGGTTTATTCAAAGATAATAAAACAGCTGTTGTGATCAACGGTCCTTGGGCTATGAACGAGTATAGAGAAGCATTAGGTGATGATTTAGGAACGGTTATTTTACCTAAATTAGATAACGGTGAAACACCAAAATCATTTGTTGGAGTGAAATCTTGGATGCTTTCCTCCTACTCTGAAAATAAAGAGTGGGCTTTAGAGTTAATGAAGTTTATAACAAATGCAGAGAATTCTTTACACTATTTTGAGGCAGCTGGTGAAATGCCTGCGAACCTAGAAGCTCTAGAAAGTGATGTTTTAACTTCTAATGAACTAATCGCTGCTTTTGCTGAGCAAGTAGGCTACGGTGAGCCAATGCCAAGTGCTCCTGAAATGCAAATGGTTTGGGAAGACATTAATGACGCGTTATTCTTTATTGCTAACGGTCAGGATGTTCAAGAATCATTAGAAGGTGCTGTTAGAAGTATCGGAGCAAATATAGAAGCTGCTCAATAA
- a CDS encoding sugar ABC transporter permease, translating into MSTKMRSRLEVTGIYLFVGMIIVAIMYPLLWTVGMSLNPGTSMYSTSMIPDTPSLEHYKWLFTSPNSDYLIWYKNSVMVAIVNSVVSVVLTSLIAYAFSRYRFVGRRYGLYAFLLLQMFPSIMAMVALYILINMLGLYDTLYGLMLVYIGGQIPFNAWLVKGYFDTIPKDLDEAAKIDGAGHFGVFFKIILPLAKPILAVVALFNFMAPFVDFLLPRIILRNPDNFTLAVGLFNFINQQFDTNFTRFAAGSILIAIPIALVFLFLQRYLISGLTAGGTKG; encoded by the coding sequence ATGAGTACTAAAATGAGATCACGCTTAGAAGTGACAGGTATCTATTTATTTGTTGGGATGATCATTGTCGCCATCATGTATCCACTTCTTTGGACCGTGGGGATGTCTTTAAATCCGGGTACAAGCATGTATTCCACATCTATGATTCCGGATACACCTTCCTTAGAGCATTATAAGTGGTTGTTTACGAGCCCAAACAGTGACTACTTGATTTGGTATAAAAACAGTGTGATGGTAGCGATTGTAAACTCTGTTGTTTCTGTTGTACTAACGTCATTAATTGCTTATGCCTTTTCACGCTATCGTTTTGTTGGTAGACGCTATGGATTATATGCTTTCTTATTGCTACAAATGTTTCCATCCATTATGGCGATGGTTGCGTTATACATTTTAATTAATATGCTTGGTCTGTACGATACGCTTTATGGACTAATGCTCGTCTATATTGGTGGACAAATTCCATTTAATGCTTGGCTTGTAAAAGGATACTTCGATACAATTCCAAAGGATTTAGATGAAGCGGCTAAGATTGACGGTGCCGGACATTTTGGAGTGTTTTTCAAGATTATACTTCCATTAGCTAAGCCGATATTAGCTGTTGTGGCTTTATTCAACTTTATGGCTCCATTTGTGGACTTTTTATTACCACGCATTATTTTGAGAAATCCAGATAACTTTACGTTAGCGGTTGGATTGTTTAACTTTATTAATCAGCAGTTCGATACAAACTTTACTCGATTTGCTGCCGGTTCCATTCTGATTGCCATACCGATCGCCCTAGTATTCTTATTCCTACAAAGATACTTAATTAGTGGTCTGACAGCAGGTGGAACAAAAGGATAA
- a CDS encoding DnaJ family domain-containing protein — translation MSNNNHNFDLKNQNNQQKARVNEDQAQPKYQSWMDTIYNDYVASGGMDDLPGKGNPLNLQNKDALQSVLEEAGYIPQWLELQHKIRDQLLDLIKRKDSLDEQSLQAEVIKLNQQIAKFNSEVPNAQLQKTRIFPDIMEKQVKHWL, via the coding sequence ATGAGTAACAACAATCATAACTTCGACCTTAAGAATCAGAATAATCAACAAAAGGCAAGAGTAAATGAGGATCAAGCTCAGCCAAAGTACCAAAGCTGGATGGATACGATCTACAATGATTATGTAGCAAGTGGTGGCATGGATGACCTTCCTGGTAAAGGAAATCCCTTAAATCTTCAAAACAAAGATGCTCTCCAAAGCGTTCTAGAGGAAGCTGGGTATATTCCACAATGGTTAGAGCTCCAGCACAAAATACGAGATCAGCTCCTAGACCTTATAAAACGTAAAGACTCCCTTGATGAACAGTCACTTCAAGCTGAAGTCATTAAGCTAAATCAACAGATTGCTAAATTTAACAGCGAGGTTCCAAATGCTCAGCTGCAAAAAACAAGAATTTTCCCTGATATTATGGAAAAGCAAGTCAAGCATTGGCTTTAA
- a CDS encoding AraC family transcriptional regulator, with protein MSILTFISPPFPTFIKCEEDSFAIGQKHMKRSDLRLFDLLYVKKGELFITEDEVQYEVEEGEYVILSPMLKHYGHLGCKQQTDYYWLHFQMQNECRLVEEGNIDWSKIMIEEGTWTNPAEFLMHIPKYKKIKQRETLESMLQRIVELDFLHAPDAKLRQQILFGEFILFLQKEALSIPSSAEQVSQKVLAYIHGHFQEPIKMEDISQELLFHPDYITRCMQYSTGMTPTQYLAHYRMSVAKHLLSTTNEKMTAIAKEVGITDSTYFTKLFKKIEGITPIQYRRIIGRKII; from the coding sequence ATGAGTATCTTGACTTTTATTTCTCCACCATTTCCTACTTTTATTAAATGTGAAGAAGACAGCTTTGCTATTGGACAAAAACACATGAAAAGATCAGACTTAAGGCTATTTGATTTGCTGTACGTGAAAAAGGGAGAGCTGTTTATTACAGAAGATGAGGTTCAATATGAGGTAGAAGAAGGTGAGTATGTCATCCTCTCTCCAATGCTTAAGCATTACGGACATCTTGGGTGTAAACAGCAGACGGATTATTATTGGCTCCACTTTCAGATGCAAAATGAATGTAGGCTAGTTGAGGAAGGGAATATTGATTGGAGTAAAATTATGATTGAAGAAGGGACTTGGACTAATCCAGCAGAGTTTTTAATGCATATCCCCAAGTATAAAAAAATTAAGCAAAGAGAAACGCTAGAGAGTATGCTTCAACGAATCGTAGAATTGGATTTCCTCCATGCCCCTGATGCGAAGCTAAGGCAGCAGATTCTATTTGGAGAGTTTATTTTATTTTTGCAGAAGGAAGCTCTATCCATACCCAGCTCAGCTGAGCAGGTCAGTCAAAAGGTGCTCGCTTATATTCATGGTCATTTTCAAGAACCAATTAAAATGGAGGATATCAGTCAGGAGCTGCTGTTCCATCCGGATTACATTACACGCTGTATGCAATATTCAACGGGAATGACTCCGACACAGTATTTAGCTCATTATCGCATGTCTGTTGCTAAGCACCTTTTATCAACAACAAATGAAAAAATGACTGCCATTGCAAAAGAAGTAGGAATTACGGACTCCACTTATTTTACAAAGCTATTCAAAAAAATAGAAGGGATTACACCTATTCAATACAGGAGAATTATTGGACGTAAAATAATTTAG
- a CDS encoding glycoside hydrolase family 31 protein, which produces MLQDTSFAIHPGKLKDNKGDELFDIGSVESLSVQNDIVSVKTKTGEVAISFFNAHTVRITANPFGAATLKTSPAVVGQSKPVELQIVEEDMGYQIKTEHIHVYLRKSPIRIQIMDANGRVIVTEQEKGMAYKANGEVICYKKMESKDHFYGFGEKPGGLNKRGDRMEMWNTDMYAPHNPETDTLYQSIPFFVSLRDGAAHGLYFDNTWRTAFDMKNDPEYYSFASAGGQIDYYVFVGPAIKEVITQYTTLTGRAPIPPKWSLGYHQSRYSYETAEEVRTLVKTFKEKGIPLDVVHLDIHYMDGYRVFTFDGNRFPDAKELVQELKEQGVHIVPIVDPGVKVDPEYAIYQEGVREDYFCKYIEGNIYNGEVWPGVSAFPDFTEERVREWWGEKQRFYSDIGIEGIWNDMNEPAVFNETKTMDVNVIHGNDGDPKTHRELHNLYGFRMTQSTYEGQKKNLQGNRPFVLTRAGFAGIQRYAAVWTGDNRSFWEHLQLSLPMVMNLGLSGVPFSGPDVGGFDFHANGELLTRWTQVGVFTPFFRNHSAISADRQEPWSFGEEYEKIIAAYIRLRYQWLPQLYTMFREAHEDGLPVMRPLVLEYPEDSNTHHLQDQFMLGSNVIVAPVITPKTEHRVVYLPEGEWVDYWNNDLYTGGQHHLVKAPLDKLPIFIKKGSFIVLGDTKENTKEKDDNRYVHCYYDEGKSFAFTHYEDDGKTFSYEQGEWRKTTFTAHCEAGVLNMTVESNGDYQDGKKKTLFIHQANYVEKVFVNDKQIDFTQSEEGILTVSLSE; this is translated from the coding sequence ATGCTTCAGGATACTAGCTTTGCCATTCATCCTGGCAAACTTAAAGATAATAAAGGAGACGAATTGTTCGATATTGGCAGTGTAGAGTCCTTATCTGTTCAGAATGATATTGTCTCTGTTAAGACAAAGACAGGAGAAGTAGCTATTAGCTTTTTCAATGCTCATACAGTACGTATTACAGCTAATCCATTCGGAGCAGCTACACTTAAGACTAGTCCGGCTGTGGTCGGCCAAAGCAAGCCTGTAGAGCTTCAGATCGTTGAGGAAGACATGGGTTATCAGATTAAAACAGAGCATATTCATGTCTATCTGAGAAAGTCTCCTATTCGTATTCAGATTATGGATGCTAATGGTAGAGTGATTGTGACAGAGCAGGAAAAAGGAATGGCTTACAAGGCGAATGGAGAGGTCATCTGTTATAAAAAAATGGAGTCTAAGGATCATTTCTACGGCTTTGGTGAAAAGCCAGGTGGATTAAATAAGCGTGGAGATCGGATGGAGATGTGGAACACGGATATGTATGCTCCGCACAATCCAGAAACAGATACATTGTATCAATCCATTCCTTTCTTCGTTAGTTTACGTGATGGTGCTGCTCATGGTTTGTATTTTGATAATACATGGCGCACAGCGTTTGATATGAAAAATGATCCTGAATACTATTCTTTTGCAAGTGCAGGAGGACAGATCGATTACTATGTATTCGTTGGTCCTGCAATAAAAGAGGTTATTACTCAATATACCACTTTAACAGGAAGAGCTCCTATTCCACCAAAATGGTCGTTAGGCTACCATCAATCAAGATATAGCTATGAGACGGCAGAGGAAGTTCGTACTTTAGTAAAAACGTTCAAGGAAAAAGGCATTCCATTAGATGTTGTGCATTTAGATATTCATTACATGGACGGCTATCGTGTATTTACGTTTGATGGGAATCGCTTCCCTGATGCGAAGGAGCTTGTGCAGGAGTTAAAAGAACAGGGTGTACACATAGTTCCTATCGTTGATCCAGGGGTGAAGGTTGACCCGGAATATGCGATTTATCAAGAAGGTGTTCGTGAGGACTACTTTTGTAAGTATATCGAGGGCAATATCTATAATGGAGAAGTTTGGCCAGGTGTGAGTGCATTCCCTGACTTTACAGAAGAGAGAGTTCGTGAATGGTGGGGAGAAAAGCAACGTTTTTATTCAGATATCGGTATTGAAGGCATTTGGAATGATATGAACGAGCCCGCTGTTTTTAACGAGACAAAAACGATGGATGTGAATGTCATTCATGGTAATGATGGAGATCCTAAAACTCATCGAGAGCTCCACAATTTGTATGGCTTCCGTATGACTCAATCCACCTATGAAGGGCAAAAGAAAAATTTACAAGGGAATCGTCCTTTTGTTCTAACACGAGCGGGCTTTGCTGGAATACAGCGTTATGCTGCTGTTTGGACAGGAGATAATCGAAGCTTTTGGGAGCATTTACAGCTTTCCTTACCAATGGTGATGAATTTAGGATTATCTGGAGTACCTTTCTCTGGTCCAGACGTTGGAGGCTTTGATTTCCATGCGAATGGAGAGCTTCTCACTCGCTGGACACAGGTAGGTGTGTTTACGCCATTCTTTAGAAATCACAGTGCTATTTCAGCTGATCGTCAAGAGCCTTGGAGCTTTGGTGAAGAGTATGAGAAGATTATTGCTGCATATATACGTTTGCGTTATCAGTGGCTACCACAGCTTTATACGATGTTTAGAGAGGCGCATGAAGATGGATTACCTGTTATGAGACCTCTTGTGTTAGAGTATCCTGAGGATTCAAATACTCATCATTTACAGGATCAATTTATGCTTGGTTCTAATGTTATCGTTGCTCCAGTGATTACTCCTAAAACAGAGCATCGAGTTGTCTATCTGCCAGAAGGTGAATGGGTAGACTATTGGAATAATGATCTGTATACAGGTGGACAGCATCATTTAGTTAAAGCACCACTAGATAAATTGCCGATCTTTATTAAAAAGGGAAGCTTCATTGTGCTTGGAGACACAAAAGAGAATACGAAAGAAAAAGATGACAACAGATACGTTCATTGCTATTATGATGAAGGTAAGAGCTTTGCGTTTACACATTACGAGGATGATGGAAAAACGTTTTCCTATGAGCAAGGGGAGTGGAGGAAAACAACCTTTACTGCTCATTGTGAAGCTGGTGTTCTGAATATGACGGTAGAATCGAATGGTGATTATCAGGACGGAAAGAAGAAGACCTTGTTCATTCATCAAGCAAATTATGTGGAGAAAGTGTTTGTTAACGACAAACAAATTGATTTCACTCAATCAGAAGAGGGAATTCTTACTGTCTCTCTATCAGAATAA
- a CDS encoding MATE family efflux transporter translates to MSKQTIKKMTLFTLTWPIFIELLLHMFMGSADTLMLSQYSDNSVAAVGLANQILNMVIVMFGFIAVGTSVIIAQFLGAKQEKEASEVVIVSITANIVFSLVLSVVLFVFAERFLIWMNVPPELMDEALIYTKVVGGFSFLTALVMTVGAAIKSYGFTKDAMYVTIGMNILNILGNFISIYGPFGLPVLGVEGVAISTAISRLIGLIIITVLLFKRIEHKLPFNLLFRFHKGHLSKLLKIGVPSAGEHLAYNTSQLLIVYFITMLGTEMLTTRVYTVNLMMFILVFASAIAQGTQILIGHKVGAGDHNGAYQLCMRSLRYSMVISLGMAAIITLFSDSLFGIFTDNQSIIALGGTLIMLCMLLEPGRCFNLVIISSLRAAGDVKFPVYLGIASMFGVSVTLAYLLGIHFGLGLIGVWIAFIADEWLRGLLMLWRWRSRVWERMTFVKQKG, encoded by the coding sequence ATGAGTAAACAAACAATCAAGAAAATGACCCTATTTACGCTCACATGGCCGATTTTTATTGAGCTTTTACTGCATATGTTTATGGGTAGTGCAGATACATTGATGCTTAGTCAATACTCAGATAATTCCGTTGCAGCTGTTGGTTTGGCTAATCAAATTTTAAATATGGTTATTGTTATGTTTGGATTTATCGCCGTTGGAACAAGTGTTATTATTGCTCAGTTTCTAGGAGCGAAACAAGAAAAGGAAGCGTCTGAGGTCGTTATCGTTTCTATTACAGCCAATATTGTGTTTAGCCTAGTGCTAAGCGTAGTCCTCTTTGTCTTCGCTGAAAGATTTCTCATTTGGATGAACGTTCCGCCAGAGCTTATGGATGAAGCGCTCATTTATACTAAGGTTGTAGGAGGATTCTCCTTCTTAACAGCATTAGTGATGACAGTTGGAGCAGCGATTAAGAGCTACGGCTTTACAAAGGATGCGATGTACGTAACAATCGGGATGAACATTCTCAATATATTAGGAAACTTCATCTCAATCTATGGGCCTTTTGGGCTCCCAGTGCTTGGAGTAGAAGGAGTTGCTATTTCCACCGCGATCAGTAGATTGATTGGACTAATTATCATTACTGTATTGCTGTTTAAAAGAATTGAGCATAAGCTTCCTTTCAACCTATTATTTCGTTTTCACAAGGGACATTTGTCTAAGCTATTAAAAATAGGTGTACCTTCCGCGGGTGAGCATTTAGCCTACAACACATCTCAATTACTAATCGTTTACTTCATTACTATGCTAGGAACGGAAATGCTCACAACGAGAGTATATACAGTTAATCTGATGATGTTTATTCTGGTATTTGCGAGTGCTATTGCTCAAGGTACACAGATTTTGATAGGGCATAAGGTTGGGGCTGGAGATCACAATGGTGCTTACCAATTGTGTATGCGTAGCCTTAGGTATTCGATGGTTATCTCTCTTGGGATGGCCGCTATCATTACGTTGTTTTCTGACTCCTTATTCGGAATTTTTACGGATAACCAAAGCATTATAGCTTTAGGTGGAACCCTGATCATGCTTTGTATGCTCTTAGAGCCTGGAAGATGCTTTAACTTGGTGATCATTAGTTCCTTAAGAGCTGCAGGTGACGTTAAATTTCCTGTATATCTCGGTATAGCTTCTATGTTCGGAGTATCTGTTACTTTAGCTTACCTTCTAGGCATTCATTTTGGTCTAGGACTTATTGGAGTTTGGATTGCTTTTATTGCCGATGAGTGGCTAAGAGGATTACTCATGCTTTGGAGATGGCGCTCTAGAGTATGGGAAAGAATGACTTTCGTAAAGCAAAAGGGCTAA
- a CDS encoding LacI family DNA-binding transcriptional regulator: protein MAVTIKDVAKLANVSPSTVSRVIANNPRISEKTKEIVNKALKELGYHPNMIARSLAIQSTETIGLVMPSSNGIVFQNPFFPTVLRGLSEGAHDRQFGLHMTTGKTEEEIYEGVRQMVHGGRVDGVILLYSKVDDPILTYLQDNSFPFVVIGKPFTQVEQITHVDNDNYRASKEVTNYLIGLGHKRIAFVGGDLNQVVTIERVLGYESALREAGVEFNDEYLMHEDCTTEGGRQAVKELMHLAHPPTAFVVADDLMALGVLNTLNEMNIRIPDDVSVISFNNTLLAEMSRPPLTTVEINTFDLGFQATKSLIQMLENKNEPIKRIIIPHKLIVRGTCGAAKDSNIVKTGD, encoded by the coding sequence GTGGCTGTTACAATAAAGGATGTGGCTAAATTAGCAAATGTATCACCATCAACTGTATCTCGTGTGATTGCCAACAACCCTAGAATTAGTGAAAAGACAAAAGAGATTGTGAACAAAGCGTTAAAGGAGCTAGGCTATCACCCAAACATGATTGCTAGAAGCTTAGCTATTCAATCGACGGAAACGATCGGTTTAGTGATGCCTAGCTCAAACGGAATTGTTTTTCAGAATCCCTTTTTTCCTACCGTTCTAAGAGGACTTAGTGAGGGAGCACATGACAGACAGTTTGGCCTTCATATGACAACAGGAAAAACGGAAGAGGAAATCTATGAAGGGGTCAGACAGATGGTGCATGGTGGTAGAGTGGACGGAGTCATTTTGCTCTACTCAAAGGTTGATGACCCAATCCTTACGTACCTACAGGATAACTCTTTCCCTTTTGTGGTTATTGGAAAGCCATTTACTCAGGTTGAACAAATTACACATGTCGATAATGATAATTATCGTGCATCTAAAGAGGTGACCAACTACCTTATTGGGCTTGGACACAAGAGGATTGCCTTTGTTGGGGGAGACCTGAATCAGGTTGTAACCATTGAGCGTGTGTTAGGCTATGAAAGTGCTTTGCGTGAGGCTGGAGTAGAGTTCAATGATGAGTATTTAATGCATGAAGATTGTACAACTGAAGGTGGGAGACAGGCAGTAAAGGAATTAATGCATCTTGCTCATCCACCTACAGCGTTTGTTGTAGCAGATGATTTAATGGCCTTGGGTGTGCTTAACACGTTAAATGAAATGAACATTCGAATTCCAGATGATGTGTCTGTCATCAGCTTTAATAACACATTATTGGCGGAGATGTCTCGTCCGCCATTAACTACGGTTGAGATCAATACGTTTGATTTAGGATTTCAAGCGACGAAAAGCTTAATCCAAATGCTTGAAAACAAAAATGAACCGATTAAACGTATCATTATTCCTCATAAGCTGATTGTTCGTGGGACATGTGGAGCAGCTAAAGATAGCAACATTGTTAAGACAGGAGATTAA